In the genome of Bacteroidota bacterium, one region contains:
- the tsf gene encoding translation elongation factor Ts produces MTNITAAEVNQLRKQTGAGMMDCKNALVECDGDMEKAIDYLRKKGQKVASKRADRESTEGVVIAKTSTDKTYASVVMVNCETDFVAKNQDFINYVNSIADLAIAGKVKSIDELKEMDLNGRKVADTIIDQTGIIGEKIELGKFEIMEAAQVYAYNHQGNRLATIIGLNITSDQIGQEMAMQVAAMAPIAVDSSDVDPGIVEHEKEIGKEQARLEGKPEEMLEKIAMGKLNKFFKESTLLNQDFIRDTKKTVKQYLAEANKDLKITGFKRVMLESK; encoded by the coding sequence ATGACAAATATAACTGCAGCAGAAGTAAATCAATTAAGAAAACAAACAGGCGCAGGCATGATGGACTGTAAAAATGCTTTAGTTGAATGCGACGGCGATATGGAAAAAGCCATTGATTATCTTCGTAAAAAAGGACAAAAAGTAGCCTCTAAAAGAGCTGATAGAGAATCGACAGAAGGAGTTGTTATTGCTAAAACAAGTACTGACAAAACTTATGCTTCCGTTGTTATGGTTAATTGCGAAACTGACTTTGTTGCTAAAAACCAAGACTTTATTAATTATGTAAATTCAATTGCCGATCTTGCTATTGCCGGCAAGGTTAAAAGCATTGACGAGCTTAAGGAAATGGATTTGAATGGTCGTAAAGTTGCTGACACTATCATAGACCAAACAGGAATCATTGGTGAAAAGATTGAGTTAGGTAAATTCGAAATAATGGAAGCAGCCCAAGTTTATGCTTACAATCATCAAGGAAACCGATTAGCAACTATTATCGGCTTAAATATCACCAGTGATCAGATAGGACAAGAAATGGCTATGCAAGTTGCAGCTATGGCTCCAATTGCAGTTGATTCTTCAGATGTTGACCCAGGTATTGTTGAGCATGAAAAAGAGATTGGCAAAGAACAAGCACGACTAGAAGGAAAACCTGAAGAAATGCTAGAGAAAATTGCTATGGGTAAATTGAACAAGTTTTTCAAAGAAAGCACTTTATTAAATCAAGATTTTATCCGCGACACAAAAAAAACCGTTAAGCAATATTTAGCTGAAGCTAATAAAGATTTAAAGATTACGGGTTTTAAAAGAGTTATGCTTGAGAGTAAATAA
- the rpsB gene encoding 30S ribosomal protein S2 translates to MARTNFDQLLDAGVHFGHLKRKWNPNMAPYIFMERNGIHIIDLYKTAAKIEETAAALKQIAKSGKKILFVATKKQAKEIVAEHVKNVNMPYVTERWPGGMLTNFATIRKAVRKMASIDKMMGTPTYNNFSKRERLQIARERAKLEKNLGSIADLNRLPSALFIVDINKEHIAVAEAKKLNIPTFAIVDTNSNPKLVDFPIPANDDATKSINLITSIITNAIAEGLAERKMDKDKRAAEEETERETQAALDAVKSKTIAEIEEREDAEIEKGVKRSSNEKGLKSLKDIDDEKKPMKRPRKPIAKKGK, encoded by the coding sequence ATGGCACGAACAAATTTTGACCAATTGTTGGATGCAGGTGTTCATTTTGGCCACTTGAAACGTAAGTGGAACCCAAACATGGCCCCCTACATTTTCATGGAACGTAATGGCATTCACATTATTGATCTTTACAAAACCGCAGCTAAAATTGAAGAAACTGCTGCAGCATTAAAACAAATCGCCAAATCAGGCAAAAAAATCCTTTTTGTAGCTACCAAAAAACAGGCAAAAGAAATAGTTGCTGAACATGTTAAAAATGTTAACATGCCTTACGTTACTGAACGTTGGCCTGGTGGAATGCTTACAAATTTTGCAACAATCAGAAAAGCTGTAAGGAAAATGGCTTCTATCGACAAGATGATGGGAACGCCTACTTATAATAACTTTTCGAAAAGAGAGCGTTTGCAAATCGCCCGCGAGCGTGCCAAACTTGAAAAAAACCTTGGAAGTATTGCCGATTTAAATCGCTTACCTTCAGCTTTATTCATTGTTGACATCAACAAAGAACACATCGCTGTAGCTGAAGCAAAAAAACTCAATATTCCAACTTTTGCCATTGTTGACACGAACTCTAATCCTAAATTAGTTGACTTTCCTATTCCGGCAAATGATGATGCTACCAAATCAATTAATTTGATTACCAGCATTATTACCAATGCTATTGCTGAAGGACTTGCAGAGCGCAAAATGGATAAAGACAAGCGAGCAGCAGAAGAAGAAACAGAAAGAGAAACCCAAGCTGCTTTAGACGCTGTTAAATCAAAAACTATTGCAGAAATTGAAGAACGAGAAGATGCAGAGATAGAAAAAGGAGTTAAGCGATCTTCGAATGAAAAGGGGTTAAAATCATTGAAAGATATTGATGATGAGAAAAAACCAATGAAGCGTCCAAGAAAACCTATCGCTAAAAAGGGGAAATAA